A genomic segment from [Flavobacterium] thermophilum encodes:
- the hyaD_1 gene encoding Hyaluronan synthase, producing the protein MSKQKSKDNVEAFQYKPVISIIMPVYDSQETWLRSAIESVINQSYPHWELCITYDGSSNERVRTILREYTVKDKRIKVVFLKENHGISGAANQAFKLASGEFIGLLDCHDELDPSCLYEVVKVLNDDSMLDFIYTDEDKIDYDGRYVEPYFKPDFSPDLLMALNYINHFSVFRKSIIIKVGGWRNYEGCQNYDLILRVTEKTNRIEHIRKVLYHCRKASSWTSDDKINSKNYALIAAKKTLEDSLKRRGINGNVEMIFPGRYRIRYEVIGNPLVSIIIPTKDKIDLLRKCVSSICEKSSYIYMLIEKLTFA; encoded by the coding sequence TTGAGTAAACAAAAAAGCAAAGACAATGTAGAAGCTTTTCAATATAAACCAGTAATAAGTATTATTATGCCTGTTTATGATTCTCAAGAAACATGGTTACGTTCTGCGATAGAATCGGTAATAAACCAGAGTTATCCTCATTGGGAACTTTGCATTACTTATGATGGTTCGTCTAATGAGCGCGTGCGTACTATTCTTAGAGAATATACAGTGAAGGATAAAAGGATTAAGGTTGTTTTTCTCAAAGAGAATCATGGAATTTCAGGTGCGGCCAATCAAGCGTTTAAACTCGCTAGTGGCGAGTTTATTGGGTTACTGGACTGTCATGATGAATTAGATCCTTCTTGTTTGTATGAAGTTGTCAAGGTGTTAAATGATGATTCTATGCTTGATTTTATTTATACAGATGAAGATAAAATTGATTACGACGGAAGATATGTAGAACCATATTTTAAGCCAGACTTTTCCCCAGATTTGCTTATGGCATTGAATTATATCAATCATTTTAGTGTATTTAGAAAAAGTATTATTATAAAAGTAGGCGGATGGCGCAACTATGAAGGATGCCAAAATTATGACTTGATTTTGAGAGTAACAGAAAAAACAAATAGAATAGAGCACATAAGAAAAGTTTTATACCATTGTAGAAAGGCTTCCAGTTGGACATCAGATGATAAAATTAATAGTAAAAATTATGCCCTAATTGCTGCAAAAAAGACTCTAGAGGATTCATTAAAAAGAAGAGGAATTAATGGAAACGTTGAGATGATATTCCCGGGAAGATATCGGATTCGTTATGAGGTTATTGGCAATCCCTTAGTTAGTATTATTATACCGACTAAAGATAAGATAGATTTGTTGAGAAAATGTGTATCTTCCATTTGCGAAAAGAGTTCTTATATATACATGCTCATTGAAAAGTTAACCTTCGCATAA
- a CDS encoding Transposase DDE domain, translating into MQEHFHFTTDPAKLQKQYAAIFCFVSAQLSLIQMYLHRRNRHLVKQEDEVVMAVHLLGKLLGFSSERAWHRFVTGNLFTNGSFLERSRYNRRCRALGFAIKWIRHELAKRGQHHAYAVVDSLPLPLCHPVRMQRVKRFRGIADMGYCASKKQWYYGFKLHLQVTNQGLAMGYVVTEASCHDVKAAETVMTQIPHPYNFGDKGYISHALREKLYEEHQVAFWTPSRHNQKHGPSKAWEEWIQKKRKVIETVFSILVDQYRITDIRANSMAGFEVALDGILLAYSLVTLGLVER; encoded by the coding sequence ATGCAAGAGCACTTTCATTTTACTACAGATCCAGCCAAACTTCAAAAACAATATGCCGCTATTTTCTGTTTTGTTTCTGCCCAACTGTCGTTGATTCAAATGTATCTTCATCGCCGCAACCGTCACTTGGTCAAGCAAGAAGACGAAGTGGTCATGGCGGTTCACCTTTTGGGGAAGCTGCTGGGCTTTTCTTCCGAACGAGCCTGGCATCGTTTTGTCACGGGAAATTTGTTCACAAACGGCTCGTTTCTTGAACGCTCCCGATACAACCGCCGCTGCCGAGCGCTTGGTTTCGCCATCAAATGGATCCGTCATGAGCTGGCGAAACGTGGCCAACACCATGCTTATGCGGTCGTCGACAGCTTGCCTCTTCCGTTGTGCCATCCCGTGAGAATGCAGCGCGTCAAGCGATTTCGAGGGATCGCGGATATGGGGTATTGTGCTTCCAAAAAGCAATGGTACTACGGTTTCAAGCTGCATCTTCAAGTGACCAATCAAGGGCTGGCCATGGGCTATGTCGTGACGGAAGCGTCCTGCCACGACGTCAAAGCCGCTGAAACGGTGATGACTCAAATCCCTCATCCCTACAACTTTGGGGACAAAGGGTACATCAGCCACGCTCTTCGAGAAAAGTTGTACGAAGAACACCAAGTCGCGTTCTGGACACCGTCTCGACACAATCAAAAGCACGGCCCATCCAAGGCATGGGAAGAATGGATCCAAAAAAAACGCAAAGTCATCGAGACGGTGTTTTCGATTCTCGTAGACCAATACCGGATCACCGACATTCGAGCGAATTCCATGGCCGGGTTTGAAGTGGCACTCGATGGCATCTTGTTGGCTTATTCCTTGGTCACACTAGGGCTGGTTGAGCGCTGA